In the genome of Dermacentor silvarum isolate Dsil-2018 chromosome 1, BIME_Dsil_1.4, whole genome shotgun sequence, one region contains:
- the LOC119446133 gene encoding uncharacterized protein LOC119446133 yields MGELRVPVSYNGVSFDCPLIILDCTGPSLCGRDLIAQISKSRMPIFNLRAQPDTHSGTTTSAVEDILAEFQDVFQPEVGVIDGPPVRLLLKKGATPKFYHQPLLGLLKSDRPTPPLAAARIQRWALYLGGFYYRLQYCPGSTKTDEWTVPADVAVHVRNYGQGDKWTPGRTASVSGARMVTIDTPEGPVRRHVDQVRSAQSSPGQCEPIPENKEETEPSTKQVVSPVRPPVQGPTQDTPPADAGEVPLRRSKRQRKPPQRLYNLKGREM; encoded by the exons ATGGGGGAATTGCGTGTGCCGGTGTCGTATAATGGCGTATCCTTTGACTGTCCCTTGATCATCCTAGACTGTACAGGTCCCAGTCTATGCGGACGTGACTTGATCGCCCAGATTTCAAAGTCAAGAATGCCAATCTTCAACCTGAGGGCCCAGCCGGACACCCATTCGGGAACGACCACGTCTGCCGTAGAGGACATCCTCGCCGAGTTTCAAGACGTGTTCCAGCCAGAAGTCGGAGTGATTGATGGGCCCCCGGTGCGCCTACTGCTAAAGAAGGGAGCCACACCAAAATTTT ACCACCAGCCGCTCCTGGGCCTCCTGAAGTCTGACAGGCCTACACCACCACTGGCTGCTGCTCGTATCCAGCGGTGGGCGTTGTATCTCGGAGGATTCTACTACAGGCTACAATACTGTCCTG GATCTACAAAAACGGACGAGTGGACGGTGCCAGCGGACGTCGCCGTTCATGTCCGTAATTACGGGCAGGGAGATAAGTGGACTCCGGGAAGAACTGCATCCGTATCCGGCGCCCGAATGGTCACCATTGATACACCTGAGGGACCCGTACGGCGGCACGTTGATCAGGTGCGCTCGGCCCAGTCAAGCCCGGGGCAGTGTGAACCTATTCCCGAAAACAAGGAAGAGACAGAACCATCCACGAAGCAGGTAGTGTCCCCAGTACGACCACCTGTCCAGGGGCCGACGCAAGACACCCCACCTGCAGATGCTGGCGAAGTACCGCTACGTCGTTCAAAGCGACAGCGGAAACCACCACAGCGTCTCTACAATCTTAAGGGAAGAGAAATGTAG